One window from the genome of Nicotiana sylvestris chromosome 9, ASM39365v2, whole genome shotgun sequence encodes:
- the LOC138877895 gene encoding uncharacterized protein, with amino-acid sequence MYTESAQKLWQEIEQRYGKANGTKLFQIRKDLASISQGSSSIASYFNCIKKLWDELAHSISYPNCTCGCKEAFQKIEKEEEQKVHRFLMGLNESYTGVRRNILLMKPLPDIDSVYAMLIEDESQVKSQSSNPTFILNSASFATGVQKPFNFAYNSEATTQKPFNSRVNFDSAKRGNSNLMYRYCKKPGHLIDKCYKLHRYPSGFGAKFKRSAAYAHVSEPSNMGQPDNSDSEGSKAIPLDIGGNILTKEKYDQLITLL; translated from the coding sequence ATGTATACTGAATCCGCACAAAAATTGTGGCAAGAGATTGAGCAGCGTTATGGCAAGGCAAATGGTACTAAGCTGTTTCAAATTAGAAAGGATCTTGCATCCATCTCCCAGGGATCCTCCAGCATTGCATCTTATTTTAACTGTATTAAGAAACTTTGGGATGAATTAGCGCACTCTATCTCATATCCAAATTGCACGTGTGGATGTAAGGAAGCATTTCagaagatagaaaaagaagaagaacaaaaggTTCACCGGTTCTTAATGGGATTAAATGAGTCTTACACTGGAGTTAGGAGAAATATCTTGCTTATGAAGCCTTTGCCTGATATTGACAGTGTATATGCAATGTTGATAGAAGATGAGAGTCAAGTTAAGAGTCAGTCCTCCAATCCAACCTTTATTTTAAATTCTGCTTCTTTTGCTACTGGAGTTCAGAAGCCCTTCAATTTTGCTTACAATTCAGAAGCTACCACTCAGAAGCCTTTTAATTCAAGGGTAAATTTTGACTCCGCAAAGAGGGGCAACTCTAATTTGATGTATAGATACTGTAAGAAGCCAGGACATCTCATTGATAAATGCTACAAACTACATAGGTATCCTTCTGGTTTTGGAGCTAAATTCAAGAGGTCTGCAGCTTATGCTCATGTGTCAGAACCATCCAACATGGGGCAACCTGATAATTCTGATTCTGAAGGATCTAAAGCAATTCCACTTGACATTGGAGGGAATATtttgacaaaggaaaaatatgaTCAGTTGATAACTCTACTTTAA